The Bicyclus anynana chromosome 13, ilBicAnyn1.1, whole genome shotgun sequence region TCTTGAGAAGCCAGCAATGATTGTGTGGAGTCAAACTTAAACGTCAGTGGCTCACACTGATACATATGTATTATTATGTGATGTGTGTgccaataatttaaaataaactaaaatcaaataacatttttgttttattataaaacactaaGTTTACAAGATCTTTCCTCTGATACTAAAGTATCAAGACAAAATCAAGAAAAAATGCTTATACCATAAATAAATGTGTGAAACAAGCtacttttaataatacaaaatctcTTTTCAGACATTTAATTATGTAGATTTTCAACGTAACAAATGTTgctgcatttataatatacaaattacatgtttagataataatttatttatattgctatcATCTGCAAAAAGACGAAGAGCCATGCGACAACACCAACCTCAGGAGGATGCTCAGGTTAGGGGATGAAATGTACGTTGAGAGTATTTTGTGGGACCTGGGTTGCGTTGTCACATGGTTtcgtataaattattatctattcatgttgaacttccgcaaagtaatgcctgcttctacccattatttaaaaattatatgttcttattttgtattttgataaatgttttgaattgattaaaaaaagttGAATGTCCTTACAGCCTGGTCGGCCTGCTATGACGAAAACAGTGGCTTCACATATTACTGGAACCAGCTGACCAATGCAGTGACGTGGGAAGCTCCTCCGGAGTATTTGTTAGCTCTCAAGCTGGCACAGCAACAGTTGCATACTTCAGGTGCCATATCTTTTACATTCACTATTATTATTTGCTGAAGTTATTCAAAGTCCTGGGCATAGGACCTGAAGCAAAGGTGTTAAAAGGCCTTATGTGTCTGGCAGATGTATGATGGTAGCACTATCTTCCCGGATCTAACTCTTATATAAGAAAAATCAGTGAAATTTTTTGATAGAAGTTTTCACAAATATTTATACAGTTGTTCACATTGCTGTCTGATTTTCGTGACTCATACTTGTTTGCAGAGAGTTCAGTTTTCGAATGTAATTGACATAAACTGATTTTTAGAAATCCATACTCAGAAGGTACAAACAGAACCCCTATAGGATCACATGTTGTATGTCTGTCTGCCAAGGAGCTTGTGAGTTGGTTTGAGATTGTGAGTTGTCACAATTATCAAACTTGCACCTGAATAGAAGctatattcaaattcaaacattGTAACATCATTGCATTTTTACACTAATTTAGGAAATGACAATACAATGTAAGCTCATCTTTACAGCATAGTAACAGTTTacataatttgtaaagaaatgGCAAGTGACTTTTATATGCATATTTGTTTATACTTTGTTTTACAGGTTCTACAGAGGTCTCAGCGGAAGAATGGCAACTGTACCAACAGGCACTGGCTGAGAAACAAACTACACAGagcaaaattataaataaacctgTAGTTTCTAAATCCTTCAGCAAGAAACAAGACCAAACTcctgtgaaagaaaaatatgttaAGAATAGCAAGAAGAGGCCTGTCAGTGAAGATGAGGATGagtaagtaaatttttaaaaattgtattgatAATTATGTGACTTTTTTGTGTATTGCTAATTCATTAGTTGACAGATCAAACAAACAACTATATCTCCAAAAGCACAGTTGTTCACAGATATAAGTAAATGATAACAACAAGTATAtgcctatagtctggcaagttagttgataacacttccatgatatgcgggcgacaaggGGGAAAGACTGGACGGGTGtgtaatcgtgcgtgcggggaagtgacgttcATCagccgtgggtttttcattcattgccaCACGCTCTCCGACCCGCGAGcgacatcgggagtgttacgaacgaactacCACCATGCCATTATTACCCACCATTATTtctttaggttaggttaagtggCCTGAAGGCTATGGTTGTCGGTGtgattacaggcacatgagactTAACTCCTATGCTTTAGATTGATGCACACAAAGCATGTAACATGCACTTTGTAGTACATGTTACTGGCAGGCACTGTGAAATGTTGTGATGTTTGTAATATAATGGTTTTTAATTACTATCAGGTGGAATTGAAGGTCCACCTGGTCCATCatttaactattataataaaaaaataatcttttattcaGATTGATCAAATggaaataaatgttaaatgttttaaagtTCAAGGGCATTTTCATGTCATTGGTACTAATTTCTgaggaatattttaatttccacAAGTCCTTAAtagctacattttatttaaatagtaattaagAACAAATAAAAGAATATGCAAGTCTCTAAAATGTAGAAAgtcaaaaaaacttttaatcaCTAAGCAGTTCATGATAAAGCaccttgttaattatttttaaatagttttttgttgTGATGATAacttataatgaaaattaaaattacttattacatgttatctttatttacagaaaaattGAACTTATTACTTCCTATCACAATTCTGACTCAGACTCTAATGACGAGTCATTGAAAACCCCTTCGAAGACCCCACCCCTACCAAAACCACCAAGTAAACAACCAATTCAACCTCCAAAAAAGCAAAAAACCAAACCAGTTGTACAATATGGACCACCTTTGCCACCAAACCAGAATTACACTGTCCCCATTGGACCAGAATTGCCACCTGAATTAGTGGTTCCAGAAAATCCAAAATCTCCACAAGCTAAGGCAGACAACACTGATAATACGGTTGAGGAGGTATTTAttcctttattattataataatctatttGACACTATGTGTATCGTTTCAGAATCTATATTAAATGAGatctcatcattattatcaacccatattcggctcactggctgagctcgagtctcctctcagaatttagagggattaggccaatagtccaccacgctggcccaatgcggattggcagacttcacacacgcagagaattaagaaaattctctggtgtgcaggtttcctcacgatgttttccttcactgtttgagacacgtgatatttaatttcttaaaatgcacacaactgaaaagttggaggtggccggaccggattcgaacctacgccattATATGGCCAACTTTAGGACCAGGCCACTGTCCATATAGGGGAATTGGAGTTTGGGCACTCCTGCCTATATGCCTGCTCCAATTCTGGCTATGGGCGATAATGTTCGCCTCTAAAAATCACAATCAAAtgtaaatgataatgaccggtTTATAAAGCTCTTTGCTGGTTTATAAGGTTTGATATAATGCAATTTTTTATCACAACAGCACCAATGATGAAAAAAGTCTCTGATACTTGCTTAAAGCATAACTGTCCAACATAAGTGGAAAtcttttatcattaaaatatatatttatgtattttttataattatttgtaatgaAGAAGTATATGTTTATTACATATGGTGTTCATGTGATATTGTTCATGCTTTTCTGTCATATTTTGTTGATTGAGAAAATATGTCACAAGACCTAGCAATATCAATAGGGGTTCCAATGAAATTGGATTGGTTATCAAGCATTGTGATGGTTAAAGTTTTCAATCTGAGGTGCATGATTGCTGTAAtacttaaatacaatatttttataaatctcaTAATGAATGTTGAAAACCTTCAAATACAGGATACAAAATCACAAGCATCATCACTTGATGAAGACAGTCAAGAAGAACAGGAACTGTTAAAGAGATTAAAAGATAAAGCTAAACTTTTAGAGAAACTGGGTGGTGAATTGCCATCTGAATTACAACATATAATAAAAGATGACTCACTGTCAAATACCGCATCTCCTAAACCAGACATAAAAGATGcaaatattgatattgatgatcTCTTGGAAGAAATTGAGAAAAGCGAGcttccaaaaataaaatctaaggAAAAATCCATATCAAACGCCAACAGTGGAAACGTTTCTCCTAGAAGTAGTGGTAGTAGAACACCACCTTTGGAAGAACTAAAAGCTTTGTTGGATACAAATGCCAATGGACCAGCGCAAATCAACAGTCTGTTCCCAAGTGCTGCAAATATAACTGATGTCAAACCAATTTCAAGAGCGGAAACTCCACCTGTGGTTCAAGAAAAGGAAAAGGAAATTACTGTtaagaaagaaaacatttatttaacagATGTTAATGAACCAAAGGAAAACATAAGTAAAAAGAAGTTGAGAATTTCAAATTCAGTGTTACCCGAACGAAAGAAATCAGACAAAGTTGATCTACCTTCATATACAACAAAGTATTCTCAGTTCATTGAAGGGTTTTCGAATGAAAGAACTGGTTTAGGGTTTTCAAAGGGGAATGAAGAGGACAGTTCTAGTAAAAGTGCTGGTACCATAACCTATGGGAATGGTTTAACATTCACAAAAGGTGAAACTCTTAATGAGGAAAAGAAAGATGAAGGTTTAGACGATTTGACTGATTTGCTTGAAGCAAAATTGAAGTTCTTGAATCAGGTGCAAACGAGCATACTGTCGCCGGTGCAGGAGATGACTATACAAATGCAGGTAACTACATTTTGATGATTTTCGATGTTTTGTGTTTACTAACTTAGTAATTTCTATATAATTTTGTCTTTGAAGcagcattaataaaataatatgtattgatgatggtggtggtggCAGACGCTGCTGCACGCGTTCCGCGGCGGCGCGCTGTCGGGCGAGTACTGGCGGCGCTGGGCGCGCGCGGCTGACGCGGCGCTGCGCCAGCACGAGGCGGCCGCGGCGCCGCCCGGCTGGCTCTGCGTCTTCACGAGGTAcgcccgcgcgccgccgcccgccgcccgctgTCGCACCGACGCTCGCGCACCTCCCACCGTCCATCTCCCACCTCTGCTCCGTGGGTGTTTGAGGAACATTGCACAATAGACACATCAAGCCATATCATTCTCGTTCAAGGAACAATACTGAATAGGAttcttgttaaaaaattaaattaacataataatgtCAGAAGGCTTAGCTATTTTCATAGGTGTGCCACAGGGTTCAACCTTAGACCCTGTTTTCTTTTTAGTCTATATTAACGATATGCATTGCGTAAAACTGATTTGCTTAACTCCAGCAAATTGTGCATTATTTGCTCTCTCTTCCTTAGAGTAAATATACATCTACTTTCTCGTATAAGGAAATTTATGTCCATAAATGAGTACTCTGAACCGTAAGCCACTTAacgataataaattattaaattactaatcaCACAATTGCCTAAAAAATTTCACTTCAAACAAGTACAGattttttgtatcaaaaataatttattcaaaaatacttatttaaaaaaaatatatttcctcCACTTCCTACCTTCTACCTTAAGTAACGTgtctcttatttttttattattatacagatATCTCATTtactgtataattttaaaattatttaaatgatcattctataattatatattttttaaataatcgcGAGTTTCGGTGTGACAGATACATTCTGACTGTGACGTGATATTGACATTCTACAGACATTTGCGAATGACACAGTCAAGTGGTAACCTCAAACAACGCCTGAACCAGGGAAAACGTACTGCATTCAGACTTTTAAGGTTCCGTGCCTACATTTAGTACATTCATTCATTCTTAGACATACATACATTCTTAGAGCATTCATATTTGGCAAAACACAAAgttattatcaaattattattgacattgctaaaattgaattaaagtcaaaataataggctagttgacacttttttttaatggtttcaGATTGTTcatgatatattattttaaattaaactttggATTAACCGGAAGAAAACGCTGCCCGCCATGATTGTctataggttatttttttttacgccAAGCAAGTTTTGTTGATAAGTTTTCGCCTCtcaggtttttattaaaaatcatgaatttttaatacataCACTGAAAGTGTCATGTTGTAATTACCATCTCAGTATTTAACGGGATTCCAAGAAAACTGAGTTAAAACACCCAGATCGGcttcaaacaaaaaatcggACATCCTTATTCCAACTATTGTACAAAAttgatattgtttatattatatatatatttggatatttatttatttaataattatatttacactTTATTTGCATACcggaaaaaacaaataataagataaAAAGTATAGTATCGAAGTAGTAGGAGGACAAAAGGCGGCCTttattgatatgagtcaactaccctattaataCACACCATAGAacaatttttgtgtttattttatgctttacaaatatatattctttaaataaatacgtatTTAAAATAACTTGTAAAGGTACGGAACCTATTAGTGAAAACAGTTCTACGCgtacttcaatttttttttaattttcacttctatttcttgtaataaaagcttgtgtaagtaattttaattattgtaagtcACAAATCacacaaaattaaactaatagGATAATATTTCACACCAAAACTCTTTATGTGCAGTGATATTCCAAAATG contains the following coding sequences:
- the LOC112044126 gene encoding formin-binding protein 4, which translates into the protein MSKGNPLGLIANYGDSDEESDDGSSRRVQSKKMKESAYETSFPAAAHAGIHPAPIAHCPWSACYDENSGFTYYWNQLTNAVTWEAPPEYLLALKLAQQQLHTSGSTEVSAEEWQLYQQALAEKQTTQSKIINKPVVSKSFSKKQDQTPVKEKYVKNSKKRPVSEDEDEKIELITSYHNSDSDSNDESLKTPSKTPPLPKPPSKQPIQPPKKQKTKPVVQYGPPLPPNQNYTVPIGPELPPELVVPENPKSPQAKADNTDNTVEEDTKSQASSLDEDSQEEQELLKRLKDKAKLLEKLGGELPSELQHIIKDDSLSNTASPKPDIKDANIDIDDLLEEIEKSELPKIKSKEKSISNANSGNVSPRSSGSRTPPLEELKALLDTNANGPAQINSLFPSAANITDVKPISRAETPPVVQEKEKEITVKKENIYLTDVNEPKENISKKKLRISNSVLPERKKSDKVDLPSYTTKYSQFIEGFSNERTGLGFSKGNEEDSSSKSAGTITYGNGLTFTKGETLNEEKKDEGLDDLTDLLEAKLKFLNQVQTSILSPVQEMTIQMQTLLHAFRGGALSGEYWRRWARAADAALRQHEAAAAPPGWLCVFTRSEGRYCYRRESDGFTQHEYPAVTNTDMDICTTPPHPGSEPKEEINPPLPPMPPPPPSPQSCWGSRATPPPPGTDPPDPPPPPPAYPAPPAHPAPPVPPAPPAPLISQEAKKEIGDELMSFYNDIAELEKTSSGPTEPNSPEIPPPPPPPNISEKPKERIKELPTEERREVPKEKPKEKDCKEKVEKIKKKTKVKLSSSLGMKQKSVSSLVAKWQQVADEIDSD